Proteins found in one Drosophila innubila isolate TH190305 chromosome X, UK_Dinn_1.0, whole genome shotgun sequence genomic segment:
- the LOC117793884 gene encoding probable G-protein coupled receptor Mth-like 11 — protein MKCIQIYGQRQPGVDVQYCWYLEWNWLIVYYVSMCLLIGINLTLSIITARHIYVENKKNELQWNSSESQMKLTSQADFCMFFRMFAVAGVIWLLDMLEMLSFLFEINMEIMEFISEIILSSQGILLFFVTILKRDVLQSLSKRMKSKGDKPIQRSEIQE, from the exons ATgaaatgcattcaaatatatGGACAACGGCAACCTGGTGTAGATGTTCAATACTGTTGGTACTTAG AATGGAATTGGTTGATTGTCTATTATGTTTCAATGTGTCTATTAATTGGAATCAACCTGACGCTCTCTATTATTACGGCAAGGCATATATACGTGGAGAATAAAAAGAACGAATTGCAGTGGAACAGTTCTGAGagtcaaatgaaattaacaagTCAAGCAGa tttctgtATGTTTTTTCGGATGTTTGCTGTTGCAGGCGTTATCTGGTTGCTTGACATGCTCGAAATGCtttcttttctatttgaaATCAATATGGAAATCATGGAATTTATTTCTGAAATAATCCTATCTTCTCAGGgcatattattgtttttcgtAACAATTTTGAAAAGGGACGTACTACAGTCTCTCTCTAAACG AATGAAGTCAAAAGGCGATAAGCCAATTCAACGGTCAGAAATTCAAGAGTAA
- the LOC117789295 gene encoding DNA replication ATP-dependent helicase/nuclease DNA2, which translates to MQGAKRVLSPSKADNVSAACKKYKTLSDLPVDQENYGFLLDDDDDFDLSALDAAVTANKLDLSHWQRCVVRTAERLAKSQDLVLHLSSDKDIDVDEASAGAAEAATAVCHLQTPWNHTPIQPGDLLSVQATWQPSLSSYVVNKESGFCVIHPDLLISSTTVTGSLFCRRKAVLQDRFRGVDATNAVMIIGTLVHELLQTVLSQRLRSQEEVLDALQQMLHSTSLAQMLYAGQLSRAEIELQLHKFVDPIVAFVAQYMEGVMPSTMPKEMYKGRIEQIHDIEENLWVPQLGLKGKVDVSVRVRNQKQPIPLELKTGRASFSMEHKGQLLLYELMHSALGQETRNGLLLYLREGIVREVRDGRNEQRDLVLLRNDLAHFLTRNVQLPVAGESLSLPEQPNKLLQPFELPDPISHHSACGNCAYATLCCSFASTDANLELSNSHPLRHLMPQVLEHLDKADHEYVLHWCGLLALEDQQSRQSPHQRTLWTETPARRQQQGRAICELQLLAGHKTSCHNGRYEHKLQLSPLADKELNLTLSGFELGEYVIVSCSSRLAIAAGYITGLEARSLCLQLERDLGQRYGEETFIVDKHESQSFASFNYTNLGLLLAASERAAQLRSIVVARTPPKQHKVLPRVIGSKGGPMLRPLNKVQQAAALRALTTSTHLLIKGLPGTGKTQTLVAIVRLLHLLERSVLITAQTHSAVDNLLLRLLPHGLPLLRLGNSARIHPQLQEISEARLTANCETVEQLTEALQKPTIVGVTCLGAGHALFLHRKFDYCIVDEATQVLQPTVLRALSHCSKFILVGDPEQLPPLLRSREARARGADETLFQRLDCEEATAVLTLQYRMNRSITRLANQLTYGQALQCANEQVEIAKLQLDPLKNACLWAQRALQTHLEQAVLLLDTSDCSQRCQEFVVRSKQLEETSVSIEQHYGESEPTSQRTRSRRVPKYTNYCEASIVMHLLRQLLDAGYDASRIGVIAPYRAQVELLRKLGHNLGEVEFNTVDQYQGRDKDLIIYSCTKTGSSAAGQDMERSREAEILEDQRRLTVAITRAKHKLILLGDAKCLERYGPFKRLFQHIPDRCRLQLTEGRMGFSWQTLLEELGQLMQ; encoded by the exons ATGCAGGGAGCCAAGCGTGTGCTGTCGCCTAGCAAAGCTGACAATGTGTCCGCCGCGTGCAAGAAGTACAAAACTCTGTCGGATTTGCCGGTCGATCAGGAGAATTATGGATTTCTGTtggacgacgacgatgattTCGATTTGAGTGCACTGGATGCTGCTGTGACGGCTAACAAGCTCGATCTAAGCCACTGGCAGCGATGTGTGGTGCGCACTGCGGAACGTCTGGCCAAATCGCAAGATCTGGTGCTACACTTGAGCAGCGACAAGGACATAGATGTCGACGAGGCATCTGCAGGGGCAGCGGAGGCAGCTACCGCAGTCTGCCATCTGCAGACACCATGGAACCACACGCCCATACAGCCGGGTGATCTTCTATCAGTTCAAGCCACTTGGCAACCTTCGCTCTCCAGCTACGTGGTCAACAAAGAGTCGGGTTTTTGTGTGATTCATCCGGATTTGCTGATATCCAGCACGACGGTGACGGGATCGCTCTTCTGCCGTCGCAAGGCGGTGCTGCAGGATCGCTTTCGCGGCGTCGACGCCACCAATGCTGTG ATGATTATTGGCACGCTGGTCCATGAGCTGCTGCAGACGGTGTTGTCTCAGCGCCTGCGCAGCCAGGAAGAGGTGCTGGATGCACTGCAGCAAATGCTGCACAGCACATCCCTCGCCCAGATGCTCTACGCCGGCCAACTCAGTCGTGCTGAGATTGAGTTGCAGCTGCATAAGTTTGTCGATCCCATTGTCGCCTTTGTGGCACAGTATATGGAAGGTGTCATGCCATCGACGATGCCCAAAGAGATGTATAAAGGACGCATTGAGCAAATCCATGACATTGAGGAGAATCTGTGGGTGCCACAGCTGGGACTCAAGGGCAAGGTGGATGTTTCGGTGCGCGTGCGAAACCAAAAGCAGCCAATTCCCTTGGAGTTGAAGACTGGACGCGCCAGCTTCTCCATGGAGCACAAGGGTCAACTGCTGTTGTATGAACTGATGCACTCGGCCTTGGGTCAGGAGACGCGCAATGGATTGTTGCTTTATCTGCGTGAAGGCATCGTGCGTGAGGTGCGCGATGGACGGAACGAGCAAAGGGATCTTGTCCTGCTTCGCAATGATCTGGCGCACTTTCTAACACGCAATGTCCAGCTACCTGTGGCTGGCGAGTCGTTGTCCCTGCCGGAGCAGCCGAACAAGCTCCTGCAGCCGTTTGAACTGCCCGATCCCATTTCGCATCACAGCGCCTGTGGCAACTGCGCTTATGCCACGCTCTGTTGCAGCTTCGCCAGCACAGATGCCAATCTGGAGCTGAGCAACTCGCATCCATTGCGTCATCTAATGCCGCAAGTCTTGGAGCATCTGGACAAGGCGGATCATGAGTATGTGCTGCATTGGTGTGGTCTCTTGGCGCTGGAGGATCAACAGTCGCGCCAGTCGCCCCACCAGCGCACGCTCTGGACTGAGACGCCCGCCAGGCGGCAGCAGCAAGGACGCGCCATCTGtgagctgcagctgctcgCCGGGCACAAGACGAGCTGTCACAATGGACGCTACGAGCACAAGTTGCAGTTGTCTCCGCTCGCGGATAAGGAGCTCAACTTAACCCTCAGCGGG TTCGAGCTTGGCGAGTATGTGATCGTTAGCTGTAGCTCCAGATTGGCCATTGCGGCCGGCTATATAACGGGCTTGGAGGCACGCAGCCTGTGCCTGCAGCTGGAACGTGATCTTGGCCAGCGTTATGGAGAGGAGACGTTCATTGTGGACAAACATGAATCGCAGAGCTTTGCCAGCTTCAACTATACTAATCTTGGCCTGCTGCTGGCGGCTAGTGAGCGGGCAGCCCAACTGCGCTCCATTGTGGTGGCCAGAACGCCACCGAAGCAGCACAAGGTGTTGCCACGTGTGATTGGCAGCAAAGGCGGACCGATGTTGCGTCCACTGAACAAGGTGCAACAGGCGGCGGCACTGCGGGCACTCACCACAAGCACACATCTGCTGATCAAGGGATTACCCGGCACGGGCAAGACTCAAACACTGGTGGCCATTGTGCGTCTGCTGCATTTGCTGGAGCGGAGTGTCCTCATCACGGCCCAAACCCATTCAGCCGTTGATAATCTGCTGTTGCGTCTGCTGCCACATGGTCTGCCACTCTTGCGACTTGGCAACAGTGCAAGGATTCATCCCCAGCTGCAGGAGATCAGCGAGGCAAGGCTGACGGCCAACTGTGAGACGGTGGAACAGTTAACGGAGGCATTGCAGAAGCCCACCATTGTGGGCGTCACTTGTCTGGGCGCTGGACATGCTCTGTTCCTGCACCGAAAGTTCGATTATTGCATTGTGGATGAGGCGACGCAGGTGCTCCAGCCGACGGTGCTGCGGGCGCTGAGCCATTGCAGCAAGTTCATTCTGGTTGGCGATCCGGAGCAGCTGCCGCCACTGCTGCGCAGTCGTGAGGCACGTGCTCGTGGCGCCGATGAGACGCTCTTCCAGCGTCTCGACTGCGAGGAGGCAACGGCAGTGCTCACCTTGCAGTATCGCATGAATCGCAGCATTACCAGGTTGGCCAATCAGCTGACCTATGGCCAGGCGCTGCAGTGTGCCAACGAGCAGGTGGAGATCGCCAAGCTGCAGCTGGATCCCCTCAAGAATGCCTGTCTCTGGGCGCAGCGTGCTCTGCAAACTCATCTGGAGCAAGCGGTGCTGTTGCTGGACACATCCGACTGCTCGCAGCGCTGTCAGGAATTCGTTGTTCGTTCCAAGCAGCTGGAGGAGACAAGCGTCTCCATCGAGCAGCACTATGGGGAGTCCGAGCCAACATCTCAGCGTACTCGCTCCCGTCGTGTGCCCAAGTATACCAACTACTGTGAGGCGTCGATTGTGATGCATCTACTCCGTCAACTCCTCGACGCAGGCTATGATGCCTCCCGCATTGGCGTCATTGCTCCCTATCGTGCCCAGGTGGAGCTTCTGCGCAAGCTGGGACACAATCTCGGCGAGGTCGAGTTTAATACGGTGGATCAGTATCAGGGACGCGATAAGGATCTCATCATCTACAGCTGTACGAAGACGGGTAGCTCTGCCGCTGGACAGGATATGGAACGATCGCGAGAGGCTGAAATTCTTGAGGATCAGCGGCGCCTCACCGTTGCCATCACTCGTGCCAAGCACAAGCTGATCCTGCTCGGCGATGCCAAGTGCCTGGAACGCTATGGTCCCTTCAAGCGTCTTTTCCAGCACATTCCCGATAGATGTCGGCTGCAATTGACCGAAGGTCGCATGGGATTCAGCTGGCAGACGCTGCTCGAGGAGCTGGGACAGCTGATGCAGTGA